One Rubripirellula amarantea DNA segment encodes these proteins:
- a CDS encoding NTP/NDP exchange transporter, giving the protein MSQSNDDAPESIEDHPHVKRAVLWATAWFFCILFGYMVVRPIRETMGTTVGSDGLRNLMWITFVVMIIAVPSYAWLVKRMPRRWLVRTVFHIFTACLVAFYFAMQSDWEPARVMTSYGFFVWVNVFSLYTTSVFWSVLADLFSHQQGKRLFGLIAAGGTSGAISGSFLTSRIASLIGTHQLILITIASIQVGLWCAWRLERQMAIDRRSSDEELESDSIGDRELSDDQLTTEPANSESDQPNVDASLWSGVIEVARSPYLAAICLFLFFFQTFGTQLYFQQADIVSATLTTKEAKTEFFANLDLGAQVLTLVLQTLISGFVLRRLGVSVALVALPLASLVVFTSLSLHPSLWVLGISMIVVRGMSYGLTVPAREVLFTVVSKNQKYKSKNFIDTVLMRGADAISSAGFTQLKNLQIPTAQVNLFALPLVALWAIVAWRLGQLQKKKSQTL; this is encoded by the coding sequence ATGAGCCAGAGCAATGATGATGCCCCGGAAAGCATCGAGGACCATCCGCACGTCAAACGTGCTGTCCTCTGGGCAACGGCTTGGTTCTTCTGCATTTTGTTCGGATACATGGTCGTTCGACCGATCCGAGAGACGATGGGGACGACCGTCGGCAGCGACGGACTGCGAAACTTAATGTGGATCACGTTCGTGGTCATGATCATTGCCGTTCCCAGTTACGCTTGGCTTGTAAAACGTATGCCGCGTCGATGGCTGGTGAGAACGGTCTTTCATATTTTCACGGCCTGCTTGGTAGCGTTCTACTTTGCCATGCAAAGCGATTGGGAACCTGCGAGGGTCATGACATCGTATGGCTTTTTCGTTTGGGTGAACGTGTTTTCGCTCTACACAACCAGTGTGTTTTGGAGCGTCTTGGCGGATCTGTTTAGTCACCAACAGGGCAAGCGTTTGTTCGGACTGATCGCGGCCGGAGGAACGAGTGGCGCGATCAGCGGCTCGTTCTTGACCTCGCGAATCGCCAGCTTGATTGGCACGCATCAATTAATTTTAATCACCATTGCATCCATTCAAGTTGGGCTTTGGTGTGCCTGGCGACTGGAAAGGCAGATGGCGATAGATCGCCGAAGCAGCGATGAGGAGTTGGAAAGCGATTCCATTGGCGATCGAGAACTCAGTGATGACCAGCTCACGACCGAGCCTGCGAATAGCGAATCAGACCAGCCGAACGTGGATGCTAGTTTGTGGAGTGGAGTGATAGAGGTGGCACGGTCGCCCTACTTGGCTGCAATTTGCTTGTTTTTGTTTTTCTTTCAAACCTTCGGCACTCAACTCTACTTCCAGCAGGCCGACATCGTATCTGCAACGCTCACTACCAAAGAGGCGAAGACTGAATTCTTTGCCAACTTGGACTTGGGTGCTCAGGTTTTGACCCTTGTTCTTCAAACACTCATAAGTGGATTTGTTCTTCGCCGGTTAGGTGTTAGCGTCGCGCTGGTAGCACTTCCACTGGCAAGCCTCGTCGTGTTCACATCACTTTCACTACATCCCAGCCTGTGGGTGCTAGGCATCTCAATGATTGTCGTGCGTGGCATGAGCTATGGATTGACGGTTCCGGCTCGCGAAGTGCTTTTCACGGTGGTGAGCAAGAACCAGAAGTACAAGTCTAAGAACTTCATTGATACTGTTCTTATGCGAGGTGCCGACGCGATTTCGAGCGCTGGCTTTACCCAACTCAAGAACCTGCAAATCCCTACGGCGCAGGTCAATCTATTTGCCCTGCCGCTCGTCGCACTCTGGGCGATAGTGGCTTGGCGTCTCGGCCAACTCCAGAAAAAGAAGAGCCAAACGCTGTAA
- a CDS encoding peptidyl-prolyl cis-trans isomerase produces MIGQLSRTAVAIVLLGITSFTSCLSAADLEPADPFAAVDGYPVFLGELSLVLGKRLKVSNLNQVPPEILRATAFVVVRQHLALQTLLDLGGDALQAQIDQDLQSYRANLQRRGTDLNEEATRLGSTEKAIIANRSWNVAWAAYLKSRITDKNLRRYFNANQDRYGGKRYLVSQLFASVDSKDTEGVERSLQRMRQLADQVRLHKRPATAFEEAKAEYGSDAKSGQAIWISQPGDLPAAVMRSVHRQADAGILDPVLSPLGIHLVFVHQIETVDVSFDELTDQSVLRRDASNALLESLVNAQVDAKVQWFIDQLKPPEGTSLIPRKTSATKATSDTERTDTE; encoded by the coding sequence GTGATTGGACAACTCTCACGCACCGCAGTCGCGATTGTCTTACTAGGCATCACTTCGTTCACTTCATGTTTGTCAGCAGCAGACCTGGAGCCCGCCGACCCGTTTGCAGCAGTCGATGGGTATCCCGTCTTCCTGGGTGAGCTTAGTCTCGTTCTAGGCAAACGACTAAAAGTCAGCAACCTGAACCAGGTACCACCGGAAATTCTGCGAGCCACTGCGTTTGTTGTTGTACGTCAGCATTTGGCACTGCAAACCCTCCTTGATCTGGGTGGCGATGCTTTGCAGGCACAGATTGATCAAGATTTGCAATCGTATCGAGCGAATTTGCAACGTCGGGGAACAGATCTTAACGAAGAAGCAACGCGACTTGGCAGCACTGAAAAAGCAATCATTGCGAATCGTTCTTGGAATGTCGCTTGGGCGGCTTACCTGAAGAGTCGTATCACCGATAAGAACCTGCGTCGCTACTTCAATGCAAATCAAGATCGCTATGGCGGTAAGCGATACCTCGTATCACAGCTATTCGCGAGTGTTGATTCCAAAGACACCGAGGGGGTTGAGCGATCGCTTCAACGGATGCGTCAACTGGCGGATCAAGTACGCTTACACAAGCGACCTGCAACAGCATTTGAAGAAGCGAAAGCTGAGTACGGTTCTGATGCAAAATCGGGACAAGCAATCTGGATCTCTCAACCTGGGGATTTACCTGCGGCAGTGATGCGATCTGTTCATCGCCAAGCGGACGCTGGAATATTAGATCCAGTCTTAAGTCCTTTAGGTATTCATTTAGTATTCGTTCACCAAATCGAAACCGTTGATGTTTCGTTCGATGAACTGACCGATCAGTCAGTGCTGCGACGAGACGCTTCAAATGCGTTGCTTGAATCCTTAGTGAACGCCCAAGTGGACGCGAAAGTCCAATGGTTCATCGACCAGCTAAAGCCGCCGGAAGGAACCTCGCTCATTCCTCGAAAGACTTCGGCCACGAAGGCAACGAGCGACACGGAGAGAACGGACACCGAATGA
- a CDS encoding peptide chain release factor family protein: MTHSQPPNRPELPRPDQRMAAMFLLPPHPTLLPLETLLADCDQRFQRRSGPGGQHRNKTSSGAFLTHSPTGITAEATERRSQADNRSIAFRRLRFQLAVTIRTPSVFDQTASAIENELRKRYENGNLKLRQENVDKPAVIAMLLNDLHAAGGQASLVGSRWNVSASAIVQCLKSHAPAFAWLNQCREHHGRRPLK, translated from the coding sequence ATGACTCATTCGCAGCCTCCCAACCGACCGGAACTTCCGCGACCAGACCAGCGGATGGCGGCCATGTTTTTGCTACCTCCGCATCCTACGTTGCTTCCACTGGAAACGCTGCTCGCCGATTGCGATCAACGGTTCCAGCGCCGAAGCGGCCCCGGAGGACAACACCGTAACAAAACCAGCAGCGGCGCGTTTCTTACGCATTCGCCGACGGGAATCACCGCCGAGGCAACCGAGCGTCGAAGTCAAGCCGACAATCGGTCCATCGCCTTCCGGCGGCTTCGATTTCAACTTGCCGTTACGATTCGAACTCCGTCCGTGTTTGACCAAACCGCCAGTGCGATTGAGAACGAGTTACGAAAGAGGTACGAAAACGGAAACCTAAAACTTCGGCAGGAGAACGTTGACAAACCTGCCGTGATCGCAATGCTTCTGAACGACCTGCATGCTGCAGGCGGACAGGCCAGCTTAGTCGGTTCACGTTGGAATGTATCCGCCTCTGCTATCGTGCAGTGCCTCAAGAGCCACGCACCCGCTTTCGCTTGGCTCAATCAATGTCGCGAACATCACGGACGACGCCCCCTAAAGTGA
- a CDS encoding HlyD family secretion protein, which translates to MNRNETMIASKSLRSLLSAFVAASLLTGTSARVGVASELDNRVDGLVSDGYTVEVDECLVRFAKEIQVPALATGRVDQVMVQKNDFVETGSPLARLDDRALLIRRRTAQLRVTSAREQSSDEVEIKYAEVALAEAQAELDNSRSIQNDVRGAIPLTQMRRMRLAVERGELEVTQAKKRKLRAELEVQLREADLSEIDDAIGHLHTDSPIDGIVLEITRAAGEWIETGETIAQIGKIDRLHVHALVRGDKLSPTQCRDLPVSVHWTDPSNGKNHSLRGHVLSVDPQTLPGGRFRVHAEIKNTRSSGSASDQHQSWLLTPGTPVSMKLYVPASDPRSDTRQREEVSQSQIRLGR; encoded by the coding sequence ATGAACAGAAATGAAACGATGATCGCGTCAAAATCGCTGCGAAGTCTTCTATCCGCTTTTGTAGCGGCATCGTTGTTGACAGGAACATCAGCACGTGTCGGCGTAGCAAGCGAACTTGACAATCGTGTTGATGGCCTGGTTTCGGACGGCTACACAGTGGAAGTGGATGAATGCTTGGTACGATTCGCGAAAGAAATACAAGTTCCAGCGTTGGCGACGGGACGTGTGGACCAGGTGATGGTTCAAAAGAACGATTTTGTCGAAACGGGATCGCCTTTGGCTCGCCTTGATGACCGTGCGCTGCTCATCCGTCGTCGCACTGCTCAGTTACGAGTGACTTCGGCTCGAGAACAATCTAGCGATGAAGTAGAAATCAAATACGCTGAGGTCGCCTTGGCTGAAGCTCAGGCCGAACTGGACAACAGCCGTTCGATTCAAAACGACGTCCGCGGTGCGATTCCGCTGACTCAAATGAGGCGGATGCGATTGGCGGTCGAACGTGGCGAGCTTGAGGTGACCCAAGCGAAAAAGCGGAAGCTTCGAGCAGAGTTGGAGGTTCAACTTCGAGAAGCTGACCTGTCGGAAATCGACGACGCGATTGGACACCTGCACACTGACAGTCCCATCGACGGCATCGTTTTAGAAATCACACGCGCGGCAGGCGAATGGATTGAAACGGGCGAAACGATCGCCCAGATTGGAAAAATTGATCGTTTGCATGTGCACGCCCTGGTTCGAGGTGACAAACTTTCGCCCACGCAATGTCGAGACTTGCCCGTGAGTGTGCATTGGACCGATCCGAGTAACGGAAAAAACCATTCGCTACGCGGACATGTTTTGTCGGTTGATCCCCAGACATTGCCAGGTGGTCGCTTTCGAGTCCACGCCGAGATCAAGAATACCCGTTCATCCGGCTCAGCATCTGACCAGCACCAAAGTTGGTTGCTAACACCGGGTACTCCAGTGAGCATGAAACTTTACGTTCCTGCATCGGATCCGCGCAGTGACACGCGGCAACGCGAAGAGGTTTCGCAATCCCAAATTCGGTTGGGGCGATGA
- a CDS encoding DUF1570 domain-containing protein, whose protein sequence is MNVFRLTILIATLAIGIAHDCASTNGQAPAFVEFLDSGRITRGLKLLDVPGETLILGRDGAMHSINSRDPRHQIQVLNEPYSPIPVPELRNQLRDEYGRGFEVHSTKNFLIVQPEGRGDQWPKLFEESHRSFCDYVSKRGVKIREGRFPMVAVVMPDEQAMYREFKKWDINMSRVAGVYSGKNNRVITHDGGSSDFVKATVRHEAAHQSAFNSGVHSRLCDTPKWISEGLGQMFEPAGMTNRRRGAQTSDRINLDSLTFLKRTYPHRNDEDFAADVMQLFSDDTMFEHPKRVSNAYAVSWAVMFYLAEREPQNFARIINVTSSRQPFTDYPRTQRLRDVEEAVDSNILELSKRVSWFVHSL, encoded by the coding sequence ATGAATGTCTTTCGCCTCACCATTCTTATCGCCACGCTTGCGATTGGCATCGCGCACGATTGTGCCAGCACCAACGGCCAGGCGCCCGCCTTTGTGGAGTTCTTGGATTCGGGGCGAATCACGAGAGGATTGAAGCTTCTGGATGTCCCGGGGGAAACCTTGATTCTTGGACGTGACGGCGCAATGCACTCGATCAATTCGAGAGATCCACGACACCAGATCCAAGTGCTCAACGAACCATACTCGCCGATTCCGGTGCCTGAATTGCGGAATCAATTGCGCGATGAATATGGGCGTGGTTTCGAGGTGCACTCCACCAAGAACTTTCTGATCGTTCAACCCGAAGGACGCGGGGATCAATGGCCGAAACTATTTGAGGAATCGCATCGTAGCTTCTGTGACTACGTTAGCAAACGCGGCGTGAAGATCCGCGAAGGACGTTTTCCGATGGTAGCCGTTGTCATGCCGGACGAACAAGCAATGTATCGCGAGTTCAAAAAGTGGGACATTAACATGAGTCGCGTGGCCGGAGTCTATTCGGGAAAGAACAACCGGGTGATCACGCACGACGGTGGTAGCAGCGATTTTGTCAAGGCAACCGTGCGTCACGAAGCGGCTCATCAATCTGCCTTCAACAGTGGTGTTCACTCACGTTTGTGCGATACGCCCAAGTGGATCAGCGAGGGCCTTGGCCAAATGTTCGAACCCGCTGGCATGACAAATCGACGTCGCGGGGCACAAACGTCAGATCGCATAAACCTCGACAGTTTGACTTTCTTGAAGAGAACCTACCCCCATCGAAATGACGAAGACTTTGCAGCGGACGTGATGCAATTGTTCAGTGATGACACGATGTTCGAGCATCCTAAGCGGGTTAGCAACGCCTATGCCGTGTCCTGGGCGGTGATGTTCTATCTCGCAGAACGTGAACCGCAGAACTTCGCCAGGATCATTAACGTCACGAGCAGTCGCCAGCCATTCACGGATTATCCGAGGACTCAACGTCTGCGAGATGTGGAGGAAGCGGTGGATTCCAATATCCTCGAATTGAGCAAACGAGTTTCTTGGTTTGTTCACAGCCTATAG
- a CDS encoding HlyD family efflux transporter periplasmic adaptor subunit — MATAPANEPFVFVPSANRGRRGGGATSTHGFSHAGHTNDGPIVDQTRREIAEIVREIASKSRQEIPLDSYLRFLCDRTLRAMAAEGVVIWGQPADHRHHPAIFEPLSRIGRITDQSIAQSSFAAHQRLLLEVAQSGEPVVVPSTPQATDSEIPANPTDFPAAIVSIAAGNSAPSPRYLIEVFLEPDGGVATQRGYLRFVAQVADLAGEYFRDEQLRTLIAQQTLAEHSDTAIAIINRAESGLRAANLAVDSIADLFHFARVALCDVRGRGRVISVSHVDTIDHRSDAVRNLITAANEISLDLTPWWNESLDDPVTEAFDGSQTESSVDAQHLEVIAVFGLPSSQTSRSARIRTVESPYRIVALNRAGENRNPQGFPAHVKRELNRLAENALLAIERRSQRQSLAWLNRFPSTAKRLMSWGLFITIAACLLLIPIPKTVDVPATLRPSSMLRLTATRDAIVDQVHVEHGQSVQRGDLLLSLVDPSLEQKMTELVGRRAVLVQRHASLTESIVDGSSRDFDQIEKVQGQRGVVEEEIASVDQQMRLLSELRGSLQLRSDRDGIIDAWQVQERLANRPVHRGEPLLQVVSQPTKWLVDARVPQNRIATLRTTGENEQLLASVTLHDQPERILPALLEHFGPVLAADHSRSMPNAQTAFGERDLVSVTLSLSMPQDEDEAHHSPLDLRNEAPAQVVFHCGKSTLGDFLFGDLYRSVVRRVRLHLGPSTVAISSTYEQK; from the coding sequence TTGGCGACGGCCCCCGCCAACGAACCGTTCGTCTTTGTCCCGTCCGCTAATCGTGGTCGTCGTGGGGGCGGTGCAACTTCAACGCATGGGTTTAGCCACGCCGGTCACACCAATGACGGGCCAATCGTCGATCAAACTCGCCGGGAAATCGCAGAGATCGTTCGTGAGATTGCCTCAAAGTCTCGACAAGAGATTCCCCTGGACTCTTACTTACGTTTCTTATGCGACCGAACGCTCCGCGCGATGGCCGCCGAAGGCGTTGTGATTTGGGGGCAACCCGCCGATCACCGACACCACCCCGCGATTTTCGAACCCTTGTCGCGGATCGGGCGAATTACCGACCAATCCATTGCTCAATCATCCTTCGCGGCTCATCAACGACTTCTTCTGGAAGTCGCACAAAGTGGCGAACCGGTGGTGGTCCCCTCCACGCCGCAGGCAACGGACAGTGAAATTCCAGCCAACCCGACGGACTTTCCGGCGGCAATCGTATCTATCGCCGCAGGAAACTCCGCCCCATCACCACGCTACTTAATCGAAGTGTTCTTAGAACCTGATGGCGGAGTTGCCACTCAGCGTGGATACCTGCGGTTTGTTGCCCAAGTCGCGGACTTGGCCGGTGAATACTTTCGAGACGAACAGTTGCGCACCTTGATCGCTCAACAAACTCTCGCGGAACATTCCGACACTGCGATTGCCATCATCAACCGAGCGGAATCCGGCCTTCGTGCTGCAAACCTAGCCGTCGATAGCATCGCCGACCTGTTTCACTTTGCTCGCGTGGCGTTGTGTGACGTACGTGGACGAGGCAGGGTGATCTCGGTCAGTCATGTCGACACCATCGATCATCGATCCGATGCAGTCCGAAACCTAATCACCGCCGCCAACGAAATCTCGCTCGACTTGACTCCGTGGTGGAATGAATCACTTGATGATCCCGTGACTGAAGCGTTCGATGGTTCACAAACCGAATCCAGTGTTGACGCGCAGCACTTAGAAGTGATCGCTGTGTTTGGCTTGCCGTCGAGCCAGACCAGCCGTTCCGCTCGGATACGCACCGTTGAATCACCCTATCGAATCGTGGCACTCAATCGCGCAGGCGAGAACAGAAATCCCCAGGGCTTTCCCGCTCACGTCAAACGCGAATTAAACCGTTTGGCAGAGAACGCTCTGTTAGCGATTGAGCGACGATCGCAGCGTCAGAGCCTCGCTTGGCTCAATCGCTTTCCATCGACCGCCAAGCGACTGATGTCTTGGGGTCTCTTCATTACGATCGCTGCGTGCTTACTGCTGATTCCTATTCCTAAGACCGTCGACGTACCCGCGACCCTTCGTCCGTCGTCGATGTTGAGGCTCACCGCCACTCGAGATGCCATCGTCGATCAAGTTCACGTTGAACACGGGCAATCAGTTCAACGAGGTGACCTGTTACTTTCGTTAGTGGATCCTTCCCTCGAGCAGAAGATGACTGAATTGGTTGGTCGCCGAGCTGTTTTGGTTCAACGACACGCCAGTCTTACTGAATCGATCGTCGACGGTTCTTCTCGCGATTTTGATCAAATCGAGAAAGTGCAAGGGCAGCGGGGTGTTGTCGAAGAGGAAATTGCATCCGTCGACCAACAAATGCGTTTACTAAGTGAGCTGCGAGGTTCGTTGCAGCTGCGTTCGGATCGGGACGGAATCATTGACGCTTGGCAGGTGCAAGAACGGCTCGCAAACCGTCCGGTCCACCGGGGTGAACCGCTTTTGCAGGTCGTCAGCCAACCAACAAAATGGCTGGTCGATGCACGCGTACCGCAAAATCGCATTGCGACGCTGCGAACGACGGGTGAAAACGAACAGCTACTAGCATCCGTGACATTGCATGACCAACCCGAACGAATATTACCCGCGTTGCTTGAACATTTCGGCCCGGTGTTAGCCGCTGACCATTCGCGTTCAATGCCAAACGCGCAGACGGCTTTCGGCGAACGCGATTTGGTATCGGTGACTCTAAGTTTGTCGATGCCACAAGACGAGGATGAAGCTCATCATTCGCCGCTGGACCTGCGGAACGAGGCACCCGCGCAAGTCGTTTTCCATTGCGGCAAGAGCACACTTGGAGATTTCTTGTTCGGCGATCTCTACCGTTCGGTGGTTCGCCGCGTGCGATTGCACTTGGGACCGTCGACGGTTGCCATCTCATCTACCTATGAACAGAAATGA
- a CDS encoding redoxin domain-containing protein has translation MSFLRYSILSLLVSCWTVGLLADDPTETRLVKPTDKAANGSQGEAKAAADKFTFQLSEEVRSALMPLLESIRSAKVSRVTVEMLADSVLSGQVVDSRESTFQIASRLPGSFTVYLKEPDQRTRLYCDGGAIVAAMAPDAYFTLPEQLSIQEAITDLPVPIGPYPEPLLALSFAGCDPAVSLIGGMKSIELVDKDKFRGEIPAVHLHGVQADDVTWDLWISAGDEPQPLRMLIDLTPMLIASKDVHVPAGYSSQVRYDFLTWRMTGKVEDSLFVFKKAPNAVEYESLEDYFQKITGTKGYHPLLGKPAPAFVAKTFGKKGFDSKLLKGRVVVLDFWSTWCEPCLTALPIIKKVADRYSDKGVVFLAVNTGEETEEVREFLRKERLSMNVLLDKDGKIADGYLVESIPQTVVIGKDGLVESVHLGFADEESLEQRLTDELDVMVVGGRIGSAEAGASQQGKNQQDVREKETSDTQVDRDAGTKKVPRKRP, from the coding sequence ATGTCATTTCTTCGCTATTCGATCTTGTCTTTGCTCGTCTCCTGTTGGACAGTCGGACTGCTTGCTGACGATCCGACCGAAACTCGATTGGTTAAGCCTACCGATAAAGCAGCGAACGGAAGCCAGGGCGAGGCGAAAGCCGCCGCTGATAAATTCACGTTTCAGTTAAGCGAGGAAGTTCGTAGTGCTCTGATGCCTTTGCTGGAATCGATTCGCAGTGCGAAGGTCTCGCGTGTGACAGTCGAGATGTTGGCGGATTCCGTCTTGTCGGGACAAGTTGTCGATAGCCGCGAATCAACGTTTCAGATTGCTTCTCGATTACCAGGCAGTTTCACCGTTTACCTGAAAGAGCCCGACCAACGAACGCGATTGTATTGCGATGGAGGGGCGATTGTTGCTGCAATGGCGCCGGATGCGTACTTTACGCTGCCAGAGCAGTTGTCGATTCAAGAAGCGATTACGGATTTGCCGGTGCCGATAGGGCCTTATCCCGAACCACTTTTGGCCTTGTCCTTCGCGGGGTGCGATCCTGCGGTGTCGTTGATCGGTGGTATGAAGTCGATTGAATTAGTGGACAAGGATAAGTTCCGAGGCGAGATCCCCGCTGTTCATTTGCATGGGGTACAAGCTGATGACGTGACTTGGGATCTATGGATTTCCGCTGGCGACGAACCGCAACCGCTTCGCATGCTGATTGATCTGACGCCCATGTTGATCGCATCCAAAGATGTCCATGTGCCCGCCGGTTACTCGTCGCAAGTTCGCTACGACTTTCTCACTTGGCGTATGACTGGCAAGGTCGAAGACAGTTTGTTCGTCTTCAAGAAAGCACCGAACGCGGTGGAATACGAGTCGCTAGAGGACTACTTCCAAAAGATCACTGGCACGAAAGGCTACCACCCGCTGCTAGGTAAACCCGCACCGGCATTTGTTGCCAAAACGTTCGGAAAGAAAGGATTCGATTCGAAGTTGCTCAAGGGACGTGTAGTCGTATTGGATTTTTGGTCGACTTGGTGCGAGCCGTGTCTGACCGCTTTGCCCATCATTAAGAAGGTTGCTGATCGCTACTCGGACAAAGGAGTCGTGTTTCTTGCGGTCAATACCGGAGAAGAAACTGAGGAGGTTCGAGAGTTCCTCAGGAAGGAGCGGTTGTCGATGAATGTGCTGCTTGACAAGGATGGGAAGATCGCCGATGGCTACCTAGTCGAATCGATCCCCCAAACGGTCGTGATTGGTAAAGATGGCTTGGTGGAATCGGTTCACTTGGGTTTCGCCGACGAAGAGTCACTCGAACAGCGGCTGACCGACGAGCTCGATGTCATGGTGGTAGGAGGCCGTATCGGATCCGCAGAAGCCGGCGCATCGCAGCAAGGGAAGAATCAGCAAGACGTTCGCGAAAAAGAAACTTCCGATACCCAAGTTGATCGTGACGCAGGCACCAAGAAGGTTCCGCGAAAGAGGCCCTAA
- a CDS encoding gamma-glutamyl-gamma-aminobutyrate hydrolase family protein translates to MSNKPLIGMNADFRAAARSMPAYSYIAAGYFQSIINAGGVPVVVPPLSDPESVSTLLDSVSGFVLIGGADLDPRNDGFMLHPSVRPLDPARETSDRMIMAEIAERRMPVLGIGTGMQLMNVQQGGNLFLHIKEDLPGAVPHHDPQDPNHRHTLDVESDSLVGRVYGDGEIRVSSRHHMAIDEVAPGFRVTARCPDGVIEAIESEMMDWFAIGTQFHPECGAASALDIRIFEEFVDAVRERTEQEIRLVA, encoded by the coding sequence ATGTCGAATAAGCCCCTCATTGGGATGAACGCTGACTTTCGTGCTGCTGCCCGCAGTATGCCAGCTTACAGCTACATCGCCGCCGGTTACTTTCAATCCATCATCAATGCCGGTGGTGTACCAGTTGTGGTTCCCCCGCTGAGTGATCCTGAGTCGGTAAGCACGCTGCTCGACTCTGTTTCTGGCTTTGTCTTAATTGGCGGAGCTGACTTGGACCCTCGGAATGACGGCTTCATGCTTCATCCAAGTGTTCGACCCTTAGATCCGGCTCGTGAAACGAGTGACCGGATGATCATGGCTGAAATCGCCGAACGTCGCATGCCTGTGCTGGGAATCGGTACAGGGATGCAATTGATGAACGTCCAGCAAGGCGGAAATCTATTCTTGCATATCAAGGAAGACCTGCCGGGTGCTGTCCCTCACCACGATCCTCAAGATCCCAATCATCGTCATACCTTGGACGTTGAAAGCGATTCGTTAGTTGGTCGTGTCTACGGTGACGGTGAAATTCGTGTTAGCAGTCGTCACCACATGGCGATTGATGAAGTTGCCCCCGGTTTCCGAGTCACTGCTCGTTGCCCCGATGGCGTCATCGAAGCTATCGAAAGTGAAATGATGGATTGGTTTGCCATCGGCACCCAGTTCCATCCCGAATGCGGAGCCGCTTCGGCTTTGGATATCCGTATCTTCGAAGAATTCGTTGACGCAGTTCGCGAACGAACCGAACAAGAAATTCGATTGGTCGCGTAG
- a CDS encoding 3-oxoacyl-ACP synthase III: MKFENVVLDSIGAVIPEEIWSSDEIEARLSPVYTRLRLPEGRLELMSGIAKRRVWPSGTLPSGPSIQSVNAAVEASSVDRDQIGCLIHASVCRDFLEPATASRVHDGAHLPSSAWVYDVSNACLGVINGAVQIGMMIEAGVIEAGIVVGTENSRPLLEQTIASLNADQSLTRKTVKPAFASLTIGSGSCAWLLTHRKHNPEGTSIQTAIAEARTQYHHLCMSDHDSAGAGMQPLMETDSEELMIQGIATGVAAFERLLSESRLARDQIDCSLCHQVGARHRVAMLEAMQLPIDRDSATFDQLGNTGSVALPLTLASAAARGDLKSGDQIAMLGIGSGINSVMMTAKWGRTAIAGNISDLS, translated from the coding sequence GTGAAATTTGAAAACGTCGTGCTTGATTCTATCGGCGCCGTAATTCCCGAGGAAATTTGGTCGAGCGACGAGATTGAAGCAAGATTATCGCCCGTTTACACACGTCTGCGTCTGCCCGAAGGACGCCTGGAATTGATGAGCGGAATTGCAAAACGGCGTGTTTGGCCGTCGGGAACACTGCCGAGTGGACCCAGTATCCAAAGCGTTAACGCTGCAGTCGAAGCGAGCTCTGTTGACCGCGATCAAATTGGATGTCTGATTCACGCGAGTGTTTGCCGTGACTTCTTAGAGCCAGCTACGGCGTCTCGGGTTCACGATGGTGCGCATTTACCATCGTCCGCCTGGGTATATGACGTTTCCAACGCATGCCTTGGCGTTATTAACGGGGCCGTACAAATCGGAATGATGATCGAAGCTGGCGTGATCGAGGCCGGCATTGTCGTCGGGACCGAAAATAGTCGTCCGCTTCTCGAACAAACGATCGCTTCTTTGAATGCCGATCAATCCTTGACCCGCAAGACGGTCAAGCCCGCGTTTGCGTCGTTAACGATCGGCTCAGGTAGTTGTGCGTGGTTGCTAACCCATCGCAAACATAATCCCGAAGGAACTTCAATTCAAACCGCGATTGCCGAGGCGAGAACTCAGTATCACCATTTGTGCATGAGCGATCACGATTCAGCCGGTGCGGGAATGCAACCTTTGATGGAAACCGATTCAGAAGAGTTGATGATCCAAGGAATCGCGACCGGCGTTGCCGCATTTGAACGCTTGCTATCGGAAAGCAGGCTTGCTCGCGACCAAATCGACTGTTCGCTCTGTCACCAAGTGGGAGCGCGTCACCGGGTCGCGATGCTTGAGGCAATGCAATTGCCAATCGATCGTGACAGTGCGACGTTCGATCAGCTAGGGAACACTGGCAGTGTCGCTTTGCCGCTGACCTTGGCGTCAGCAGCAGCACGAGGCGATCTGAAGTCAGGTGACCAGATTGCGATGTTGGGGATCGGTTCAGGAATCAACAGCGTGATGATGACTGCGAAATGGGGACGCACGGCGATCGCGGGCAATATCAGCGACCTGAGCTAG